A single genomic interval of Zingiber officinale cultivar Zhangliang chromosome 4A, Zo_v1.1, whole genome shotgun sequence harbors:
- the LOC121971799 gene encoding uncharacterized protein LOC121971799 yields MVAFPRQVHVSLITLQPNPIARFHRQVISSMTSPCYAHAKFLPSKRNYEGYIPTTCTASSLLLSRQSSPVTHKISLGLGVSAQFTYDAPQRSEEWFTLRREKLTTSAFSTALGFWKGKRRSELWYQKVFAEEVDTMEASAKAAMEWGVFNEPTAIKQYKSITGRDVSSLGFAVHTEATLDWLGASPDGLLGLSPDGGILEVKCPYNKGMPKSALPWKIMPHYYMPQVQGQMEVMDREWVDLYCWTPNGSSLFRVYRDRAYFKLMHKILYEFWWGNVMPARQALLMGREVDARLYEPTPKHQLTSLVVSESKKLAVTAKLLCTDIGGRVEFFR; encoded by the coding sequence TGCATGTTTCTCTTATCACCCTCCAGCCAAACCCAATCGCCCGCTTCCATAGACAGGTCATTTCTTCAATGACTAGCCCATGCTATGCACATGCTAAATTTCTTCCATCCAAAAGAAATTATGAAGGATACATTCCAACAACTTGCACTGCATCCTCATTGCTTTTATCTCGGCAATCTTCACCAGTGACCCATAAAATCTCCTTGGGCTTGGGAGTCTCAGCCCAGTTCACTTATGATGCACCCCAACGATCAGAGGAATGGTTCACTCTCCGGAGAGAGAAGCTAACTACAAGTGCCTTCAGCACGGCTTTGGGGTTCTGGAAGGGCAAACGTCGGTCGGAACTGTGGTATCAGAAGGTTTTTGCAGAAGAAGTCGACACGATGGAGGCATCTGCTAAGGCTGCAATGGAGTGGGGTGTGTTTAATGAGCCTACTGCTATAAAGCAGTACAAGAGTATTACCGGAAGAGATGTTAGCTCCTTAGGCTTTGCAGTTCATACCGAGGCTACACTTGATTGGCTTGGAGCATCTCCTGATGGACTTCTTGGTTTGTCCCCAGATGGTGGGATTTTGGAGGTGAAATGCCCCTACAATAAAGGCATGCCCAAGTCTGCATTGCCATGGAAAATCATGCCACACTACTACATGCCTCAAGTGCAGGGCCAGATGGAGGTCATGGATCGCGAATGGGTCGATCTCTATTGTTGGACACCCAACGGCAGCAGTCTATTTCGTGTATATCGGGATCGTGCATATTTTAAGCTGATGCATAAAATCCTTTACGAGTTCTGGTGGGGCAACGTGATGCCGGCGAGACAAGCATTGCTTATGGGAAGAGAAGTAGATGCCAGACTTTACGAGCCTACGCCAAAGCATCAGCTGACGAGTCTGGTGGTTAGTGAAAGCAAGAAACTGGCTGTCACGGCGAAGCTCTTGTGCACAGACATTGGAGGTCGTGTGGAGTTCTTCAGATGA
- the LOC121972956 gene encoding eIF-2-alpha kinase GCN2-like, translating into MGHSSKKKKKRSGGGRGRGWASSKDSSCAAMVDENLLADELTVLNSIFQDDFKITSEPPHASFSIKLRPYSSDMGYDDLYVSASLLVRCLPGYPYKCPKLQIMPERGLLKEDADRLLVLLLDQAKVNAQEGRVMIFNLVEAAQEFLSEITPLSESHESIPYVSSSIKSEEATSQFDKYCYSDGSSVYSLVDLYSDLCGNDVTLSHVKKAMNGNSSKTFKIEVRQANLNNNNIYLDSHTSANPEIPVRDDSLLQNRKYEAINLIKHGDSLSASKLNVVAEEGDNDTTSSSPKATSIPMFPDTLQNINDSTKHEDMNLREPVTENDNFGSDDLFSSSSSYVSVTSDNDSQSRGKDLLLIHLLRIACSSKESLTNVLPEISLELRKIGVLSEWARDLVAAPSSEFTEAFNNAFGRQVASSRFSEFWRMDSSSSKSTSRYLSDFEEVRSLGRGAFGHVALCRNKLDGRQYALKKIRLKDENLHVNEKILSFVRA; encoded by the exons ATGGGGCATagctcgaagaagaagaagaagcgaagcGGAGGAGGACGGGGCAGGGGCTGGGCGTCCTCCAAGGACTCATCATGTGCCGCCATGGTCGATGAAAATCTTCTTGCCGACGAGTTGACTGTATT GAACTCAATATTTCAGGATGACTTCAAAATCACATCTGAACCACCTCATGCTTCTTTTTCGATAAAGCTGAG GCCTTACTCAAGCGATATGGGCTATGATGATCTCTATGTTTCTGCTAGTCTCTTGGTAAG ATGCTTACCTGGTTATCCATACAAATGCCCCAAACTACAGATAATGCCAGAGAGAGGTTTGTTAAAAGAAGATGCTGATAGACTCCTTGTTTTGCTTCTTGACCAG GCAAAGGTTAATGCTCAGGAAGGACGGGTAATGATTTTCAATTTGGTGGAAGCAGCTCAAGAGTTTCTATCTGAAATTACTCCTTTGAGCGAATCACATGAATCT ATACCTTATGTTAGTTCTAGCATAAAGAGTGAGGAAGCAACATCCCAGTTTGACAAATACTGTTATTCCGATGGGTCTTCTGTTTATAGTTTGGTTGATCTCTACAGTGACTTGTGTGGTAATGATGTAACATTGAGTCATGTCAAAAAAGCTATGAATGGCAACTCTAGCAAAACATTTAAGATAGAAGTTAGGCAAGCCAATCTGAACAACAACAATATCTATTTGGATTCTCATACTTCGGCTAATCCTGAAATTCCTGTCAGAGATGATAGTTTGCTGCAAAATAGGAAATATGAAGCAATAAATCTGATAAAACATGGGGATTCACTATCAGCTTCAAAGCTAAATGTTGTTGCTGAAGAAGGTGACAATGACACAACAAGTTCATCTCCAAAGGCTACTTCTATACCAATGTTCCCAGATACTTTGCAGAATATTAATGATAGCACAAAGCATGAG GACATGAACCTTAGAGAGCCGGTAACCGAGAATGATAATTTCGGTTCAGATGATTTATTCTCAAGTTCATCTAGCTATGTTTCAGTTACAAGTGATAATGACTCTCAAAGTAGAGGAAAAGATCTTCTTCTG ATACATTTACTTCGCATTGCTTGCTCTTCAAAGGAATCACTAACTAATGTTTTACCAGAAATATCACTGGAGTTAAGGAAAATAGGG GTTCTTTCAGAATGGGCTAGGGATTTGGTTGCTGCGCCCTCTTCAGAATTTACTGAGGCATTTAATAATGCATTTGGACGACAAGTT GCATCTTCAAGGTTCTCTGAGTTTTGGAGAATGGACAGTAGTTCATCTAAATCAACTTCACGTTACCTTAGTGACTTTGAGGAAGTTCGCTCACTTG